Proteins encoded by one window of Pecten maximus chromosome 15, xPecMax1.1, whole genome shotgun sequence:
- the LOC117344033 gene encoding sterile alpha motif domain-containing protein 9-like gives MEDQQGNVRMIDAPAEELGEETGSAGAEGVVMIGKYNYLTINQVGPSSESGHPHEEECLGILKDILVSHGESRETPRKLPMKLQSLETCFKQRKGMPFKEVMGISMLDFLRRTNSSLRLTNKNNQWFVDLEYEKQGIADVKLKGKIPKTGSNEPLQDKKTSPQYEGTIPKCRTFRSQKSSSERPRREIKDHPFEPNKCSAFDDFLANVSNFLESESEYVLMIPKLYQTKHENALANIPWICVFDFDPESHSNGLFDRVEDTFRKHRNLMTCTWRDQPNITSCGTEWCFVLGSTHDPESKTPHQQCKKWYLKVQDQLTGHIKSLAEHLDTVLPLTVVLFWPEDKVTGFQFEKVLSNINFHIRPLPNVVIVGSPPSEHRILIDQIDPDYFLQEKFEHVLHDLSTNIGRVQSGKQLQYTLPTDDGTFVTDISESQAASFKENLHVLYCDSPYRTDWVDLNKPEEEERLFFKGGTLSWQAYYDYGPDHFYEARDLLVDILSTIKRDFLEKIQSGTIKLYHAPGAGGTTLGQNILWDLHKCTPCMQIRSDTSSSIQDIADNIATLYRTTNLPVVVMLDGPDEKVFDQLRWHLKTIVVVFLLLKRVIDHMDESHFHSNQFLLHGTLSPKEAKRICPKFRRFCDSNAKRDQIQHLLDEVIEGKKHHLIEFGLVTYLEEYTGVAAYVAEYLRLNKKSKRLENFQKVLGYLALVQVFGQVAMPIQVFSKMLGTPPDKKISLGQFPQSVQEFVVMEDKRRQSIRICHFLIAKEILEQVLSMNQSSTKGQDLSDVAKRQLQPFVLQFILDLKSRQNDIGLVSKAVFEIIFQTFIHRDRQMMNESDNPLHSHTSRLSRLLESIPSEQPFTERLEVLESIAHSFPDNPSFWAHLGRAYALFRLREEEKIEEFFEKAFRLCQCDSNQESQFTSASVSEYEKNDHVLSYIHHMYGMFYLGKIKMRIQKCKPIQHEMLFQEEIRKMTVEAETGCRAFEESSKHSFAGYQESFGRMGEIDVRLKICRFLKGHYMFTTIQQLLDKSQNELIYSFVKESLPKIQQLFVQCHNVVDSDSVDAQFYAQVQRYNEIFKGMMPTSHIDHIKVPDTIATRREVVAAVKIKYGKSDHLGTVDDITDESDVNRVVLLLERNLEEDGRGTGGEVLSVVSLDFDYLDWIYVIRHPKQRKLYPVEKVLRQVRQWYKLLHSPYSSFYLFILLCVYGINENAISYIEEALALKSKDFQNINTKIKHSKSPREWLGEKQGIGCLQPGKNFRRMEALDIIDSETPVENLQLLKGTIKTPNVLRRTGYILLDIEGNTDVPVIVFFHPSRTEEQLYGYCNAGVRVEFVLAFTLQNGLQAYNVRKLTKVTCFNCDGKTEIFSRERARKCRNCGTLVENPTSS, from the exons ATGGAGGATCAGCAGGGAAACGTAAGGATGATCGATGCTCCTGCAGAAGAATTGGGCGAAGAAACAG GATCCGCAGGAGCTGAGGGCGTCGTAATGATAGGGAAATACAACTACTTAACCATCAATCAAGTTGGTCCCTCGTCGGAATCag GTCATCCACACGAAGAAGAATGCTTAGGAATACTCAAAGACATACTGGTATCACATGGAGAGAGTCGTGAAACCCCCAGAAAACTTCCGATGAAATTACAAAGTTTAGAGACATGTTTCAAACAACGCAAAGGGATGCCTTTTAAAGAAGTAATGGGTATTTCTATGCTTGATTTTTTAAGGCGAACAAACTCGTCATTAcgtttaacaaataaaaacaatcagtGGTTTGTAGATCTTGAATATGAAAAACAGGGAATTGCAGATGTAAAGTTAAAGGGTAAGATTCCAAAAACAGGATCAAATGAACCACTTCAAGATAAAAAGACCTCTCCTCAATATGAGGGAACGATACCAAAATGCAGAACTTTCCGTTCCCAAAAAAGTTCTTCTGAAAGGCCGAGGCGTGAAATTAAAGATCACCCGTTTGAGCCGAATAAATGTTCAGCATTTGATGACTTTCTAGCCAATGTTAGTAATTTTCTGGAAAGCGAAAGTGAATATGTCCTGATGATTCCAAAATTATACCAAACAAAACACGAAAACGCTCTAGCAAACATACCTTGGATCTGTGTGTTTGACTTCGACCCTGAAAGTCATTCAAATGGTTTGTTTGATAGAGTGGAAGACACATTTAGAAAACATCGAAATTTGATGACTTGTACATGGAGAGATCAACCGAACATTACATCATGCGGAACTGAGTGGTGTTTTGTTCTAGGCTCAACACACGATCCAGAGAGTAAAACACCGCATCAGCAATGCAAAAAATGGTATCTTAAGGTTCAAGATCAATTAACAGGGCATATCAAAAGTCTGGCGGAGCATTTGGATACGGTCTTACCATTAACCgttgttttattttggccaGAAGATAAAGTTACTGGTTTCCAATTCGAGAAGGTCTTGTCAAATATAAATTTCCACATTAGGCCTCTACCAAATGTAGTTATTGTGGGAAGTCCACCAAGTGAACATAGAATTCTTATTGATCAAATCGATCCCGATTATTTTCTTCAAGAAAAATTTGAGCATGTACTTCATGATTTGTCAACAAACATAGGTAGAGTTCAAAGCGGAAAGCAGCTACAATATACACTCCCGACAGATGATGGTACCTTCGTCACCGATATCAGTGAATCTCAGGCAGCCAGTTTCAAAGAGAACTTACATGTTTTGTACTGTGACAGCCCTTACAGAACGGACTGGGTTGATCTAAATAAACCAGAAGAAGAGGAACGGCTGTTCTTTAAGGGTGGGACTTTAAGCTGGCAGGCTTACTATGACTATGGTCCTGATCATTTCTACGAAGCAAGGGACCTACTCGTTGACATTCTCAGCACAATAAAGAGAGATTTCCTAGAAAAAATTCAGTCTGGTACAATCAAGTTGTATCATGCGCCGGGGGCCGGAGGAACCACACTTGGACAAAACATCCTTTGGGATTTACATAAATGCACGCCATGCATGCAAATAAGATCCGATACATCTTCATCTATTCAGGACATAGCTGATAACATTGCAACGCTTTACAGGACAACGAATCTTCCTGTTGTTGTGATGCTGGATGGACCCGATGAAAAAGTCTTCGATCAGCTTCGATGGCATTTGAAGACCATCGTCGTAGTCTTTCTACTCCTCAAAAGAGTAATTGATCATATGGACGAAAGTCATTTTCATTCCAATCAGTTTTTGCTGCATGGCACGTTGTCTCCGAAGGAAGCCAAACGCATTTGTCCTAAATTCCGTCGATTTTGTGATAGCAACGCAAAGAGAGATCAAATTCAACACCTATTAGATGAGGTTATAGAAGGAAAAAAACACCACCTGATAGAGTTTGGACTGGTGACATATCTGGAAGAATATACCGGAGTTGCTGCTTATGTAGCAGAATATCTTCGCTTGAATAAAAAAAGCAAGCGCCTCGAAAATTTCCAAAAAGTCCTAGGATATCTTGCGCTAGTGCAAGTTTTTGGTCAGGTAGCAATGCCAATTCAggtattttctaaaatgttgGGAACTCCACCGGATAAAAAGATAAGTCTTGGACAATTTCCTCAGAGTGTTCAGGAATTTGTTGTTATGGAGGATAAACGGCGACAGAGCATTAGAATTTGTCATTTCCTCATAGCTAAAGAAATACTTGAACAGGTGCTTTCAATGAATCAATCAAGCACTAAAGGTCAAGATTTAAGCGATGTAGCAAAACGGCAGCTTCAGCCTTTTGTGCTACAGTTCATTTTGGATTTGAAATCCAGACAAAATGATATCGGATTGGTATCAAAAGCcgtatttgaaataatttttcaaaCATTCATCCACCGCGATCGCCAAATGATGAACGAATCTGACAATCCTCTCCACAGCCATACCTCTCGTCTGTCACGACTTTTAGAAAGTATACCTTCCGAACAGCCGTTTACGGAACGTCTCGAAGTATTAGAATCAATTGCACACTCCTTTCCAGACAATCCGAGCTTCTGGGCTCATCTTGGAAGAGCATATGCACTTTTTCGACTGCGCGAAGAGGAGAAAATAGAGGAGTTCTTTGAAAAGGCATTCCGTTTATGCCAATGCGATAGCAACCAAGAGTCTCAGTTTACGTCGGCGTCTGTTAGTGAGTACGAAAAGAACGATCACGTTCTCAGCTACATACATCACATGTACGGTATGTTTTATCTGGGGAAAATCAAGATGCGGATACAAAAGTGTAAACCTATACAACACGAAATGCTGTTTCAAgaagaaataagaaaaatgaCAGTGGAGGCGGAAACAGGTTGTCGTGCATTTGAAGAGTCCAGTAAACATAGCTTTGCAGGTTATCAGGAATCATTTGGACGCATGGGGGAGATAGATGTTCGGTTGAAAATATGCAGGTTTCTCAAAGGTCACTACATGTTTACTACAATACAACAGCTTCTAGACAAATCCCAGAATGAATTGATCTATTCATTTGTCAAGGAAAGTTTACCCAAGATACAACAACTGTTCGTACAGTGTCACAATGTTGTTGATTCCGACAGTGTCGATGCCCAATTTTACGCACAAGTCCAACGATATAACGAGATTTTCAAAGGAATGATGCCTACATCGCACATAGATCACATCAAGGTGCCGGATACAATAGCAACACGACGAGAGGTCGTGGCGGCTGTCAAAATCAAGTACGGAAAGTCTGATCATCTTGGCACTGTTGACGACATAACAGATGAATCTGATGTCAATCGCGTAGTTCTTCTATTGGAAAGGAATTTAGAAGAGGATGGCAGAGGAACAGGTGGTGAAGTTTTATCTGTCGTGAGCTTAGACTTCGACTATCTGGATTGGATTTATGTCATCAGGCATCCGAAACAACGCAAACTCTACCCAGTGGAAAAGGTTCTGAGGCAGGTAAGACAATGGTACAAACTGCTGCATAGTCCATATTCATCTTTCTATCTTTTCATTCTCCTCTGTGTGTACGGAATCAACGAAAATGCAATATCCTACATTGAGGAAGCACTGGCATTGAAAAGTAAGgactttcaaaatataaataccaaAATCAAGCATTCTAAATCACCCAGGGAATGGCTGGGGGAAAAACAAGGGATCGGGTGTCTGCAACCAGGAAAGAACTTCCGACGAATGGAGGCATTGGACATTATTGATAGTGAAACACCTGTTGAGAACTTACAGCTCTTGAAAGGAACAATAAAAACCCCTAACGTGCTTCGACGGACGGGATACATCCTTCTCGACATAGAGGGGAATACCGATGTACCAGTTATTGTTTTCTTCCATCCGAGCAGAACAGAAGAACAACTGTATGGCTATTGCAATGCAGGGGTTCGTGTTGAATTCGTGCTAGCGTTCACCTTACAAAATGGTTTACAAGCATACAATGTTAGAAAGTTGACAAAAGTAACGTGTTTCAATTGTGATGGGAAGACTGAGATATTCAGCAGGGAAAGGGCTCGAAAATGCAGAAATTGTGGAACTCTCGTTGAAAACCCTACCTCATCCTAA